The Pseudoalteromonas luteoviolacea DNA window ATGACGCAATTTATATGTTTCCCTGATTTGATGCTGCTATGGGTATTCGCGCTGGCTTCTATTTTACTACCGGTAAGATTTTGAGTGCTATTGCTGTGCGTTTCAATGGTACTTCTATCTGTGCGCATAGCGACGGCTTTTTTTGATTTGAGCTGCGCACTTGCGCTTGCTTGCATTTTGATGCGGTGACTACTTTGGATGGTGAAGTCATCGGCACTGATCAGCGTCATTGCGCCTTGTTGAGCCGCTATTTGGATAAAAGGTGCGCTGCGGTCGCTGTTTAGCTCGATATGCTGCTCGCCGTTGAGGGTTTTGAGCAGCACCTTTGGTGTGCGCTCATTGTCATCAAAAAGCAGTTGGTTATCGGTGCGCGTTTGCATGATATTGTGTTCGGCATTTTGACTGGTGACCAAACTGGTTTGCTGCTGGTCGGGGGCAAATCCCATAATAAATGTATTGTCCGGGTCGTTATTGATGCAACCTATGAGTACTTGGCTGCTCGGCAAGAGTGGAAAATGCCAGCCTGTGGCTTGAGCTTGGCCACTGCAGGCATAGCGTGTGAGTGCCTTAATTGCGCGCGGCACAACCGAGATATCTTCTGCATATTGGGGTTTATAGTTATAGTGCCCGTTGCTATCTAGGGCCACTTGAGTCGGGTCATTGCCTGCTTGCTCGGTGACCACATGCGCGCGAAATACCATAGGTTTTGGTAAATTTGGTTGGATGGGGAGCTTGAATGGGTTGCTACGAGGAATACAGGTAATCGTGCAATGATGGCGGGCACTATCTGGCTCTTCGCTGCTACCTGCACTGAATATGTGCTTTGCTTCAATGCACAAGTAATCTCCACTGACTTGGCCAATGGCATTGCATACGAGTGAGAATGAATACCCAGGTAAGGCGTCAGGCACATTACCTGTGAGGCGCAGCACATCATTTTTAGCGCGTGCGGAGAGTTCAAAATCTGTGCTTAACTGGACAGTGCTTTGTGCATTTAAATTGGGCTCAAAGTAATTTTTTGTGACACTCGTTCCTGTGCTTGGTGGGCTGGTGGATTGGTGAACTTGACTGCCCTCTAAATGCCATGCAACTTCTCGATTAAATTCAAAAAAGCCGACATGCTGGCTGGTGTTATTGCGCTCTATACCATCGCTGCTGCGCAGCCTTAACTGAGTTCGGCTGACATAAGGCGAGTTGAGGTTACTGTCACTGATCACCACTTTCTCGTTTAAGCCAGTGCACTCAAACCAGTAAAACAGCCCATATTGCTGCAAGGTTCGAAGTAAAAACTGGTGGTCTTGCTCAAGGGGTTGCACTCTGATTTTTTCAAAAGGGAGAGGATGTGACAGCCGCCAATCAATTTGATCGGCTTGATAGCCCGCTTGAATCAGTAGCTGTTGGATAACAGAGCGTACATCGGAGTTTACAAAAATGCGGCTGTGGTGAGAGTCGACCAACCTTGAGAGCTTAGGTTTGAGCGTAAGCTGATATTGGTAAAGCTGTGAGTGCACATGCTGAGCTGAAAAATCGCTCAAGGTTGCAGTGAAAAATGTACTCTTACCATCCTTATGCATTGTTTCAAAAGTAACAGTATTTCCTAATACTAAATCATTATCAATTTTGAGTTTAGACTCTATTTTGGCGTTTAATAAAAAAAACTCACTAATACATGAGGTTAATTCAAAGTTTGTAACAAAAGCTTGATGACTCAGTCCATATATCTGCATCCTTGTTTGTGCCATTTTTCTATCCTTAATCGTTGAAGTTTTTTATTTATGCTTCACTTAAATGTAACTTTTTTGTAATTTAAGTTTGTTTTTAAACCGTGTTTTTAACGCTTTAATATGAGTTAAGCTCATGATTTAAGTTTTCTTTTGATCATAAAGTACGTATTTTTGTTAATCAAATATTTTATTTTTGATTAAATGGTTTGATCTGGAGATTTATTTTATGTATTGTCTGTGTCGATTTTTGGCAAGGGTACAGGTGTGGGTAATTAATGAATCAATATATTAACAATAAATGGTTCTTTATTACTGCTTTTTGATTTTAATCAAGCTTTGATGTTGAAGTTTAAGCTAGGTGTTTAGTTGCGGTTTATAAGCAAGACGAATTGCAACCCGCTTATTTAAGGCCATTTATGCCGCAGGGCTTCAATGGACATCATTCACAGTTGTGAACACCTGTACCAAAACAATAAAACTTACGTAATTCACTACAAGGAATAAAATCATGGCGAGGTTGATGGTCTGTTTTGTGGCGCTGCTAAGTTTGTCTGCATGTATGACAACTCAGGTTAAATTAGATGTTCAGGCGACCGATAACATAAACTTAAATAAGTTTGATGAGCCATTGCCTGTGGTGTTAAAGGTATATCAGCTTACTGATGTGCAAGCCTTTAGAAACGCGACGTTTGAACAACTTTGGAAAGAAGATAGGTCTATTTTGGCCAGCTCTCTGATCACGGTTGAAGAGCGCACCATTAACCCTTCTGAACGCCTAAAAATCAATTTCGAGCGAGCTGACTCTGCTAAGTATGTTGGCTTTGTTGCGCTATTTCGTGAGCGCACCGATGGTAAATGGCGCACCTACTACGACCTAAACGATTGGCCAGTACCATTATCAACGTCGCTTGATATCGAAGTCCAAAGCAATGCATTGCATGTACCGGGTGCGGAAGACTAGCTCATGATATTCGATAACCTGTCTTTTAAGCCAGTGTGGGCTGAAGGTGTGATGTTGAGTCAGCAGCACTTTCAGCACTTGGATAAGCACTTGCAAAGTGAAATGGCTGCGCGTAGTCGTTTATCGCAAAAAGTGCCTTATGGATTTTATCGCCTGCAGTTTGATGAAAGCGCTATTGCAAAAGGCGTGGTTAAACTATTGGCTGTCAGCGTTATTTTCAAAAGTGGTCGATTAATCGAAATGTCGTTTACTGACTCAGATGCGCTCACTTATGAGCTCGATGACGGTCAGCAATCTGTGACGCTGAGTTTAGCACTGGCAACCAATCACGCAGTGAGTGACATAAAAGGTTATCCGCAAAATGGCCAACTCAGTGCCTACCAATGTGAATTTGTCGAACTACAAGATGAGCATGACCCTGCACGAGGCAAAGAGGTCATGGTGGCCAAGCCCAAACTAATGTTAATTGAAAGCTCATCCAGCCAAAGCTTTATTGAACAGTTGCAGTGTGCAAAGGTGATAACCAATGAGCAAGGCGAGTTTGCATTTGATACACATTTTGTGCCCTCACTACTTAACGTGCGTGTTCATGCACCGACATTTTCTCGGCTAAATAGTGCAGGTAATGTTTTAAACGCCAAGTATCAAGCGCTGCAATCAAGTCGTGCACAGATGGGCGTCGTTGAAGATTTTGGTCCCAGCGATTTAAAGCAATTTATGCTGCTACAAGCCATGTCTGCAAATATGCCTTATCTGAACCACTTACTGTTGTCCCAGTATACCCATCCAGAAGACATGTACATTGCCATGAGTACATTACTGACTCAGTTAGCGCATTTTGAAGCAGAACAACAGATAGATATACCGCCTTATCAGCATGACAATTTGGGACAAATTTTTGGCTATTTTGAATCTCAAATACAACAGCTTATCGGCAGTATTAGTACTAAGCGCTCCGCTAATTTACCACTTGAAAAGCTCTCTGACTCGATGTTTGAAGTCACTGGCTTTGAAGCCGATCAGTTTAGAAATAATGAGTTCTATTTAGCGGCATTTTTTGAACACGAATCAACACAGTGGATAGAGCTGTTTGCCGACCAAGTGAAAGTGGCGGCATCGTCACAAATTGAAATACTGATCGCATCAGCTCTGGGCGGCGCTGAGCTGACCCACTGCCAAAGACCTCCCAGCAAGGTGTCACTCAAAGGCGGCTATGAATACTTCAAGATCAATGCCTCTAGTGCGGCATGGGCGCAAATAAAACAAGAGCTTTCATTGCGTATCTTTGTGCCATATAGCTTGCAAAGCGTACAAATTGAATTGGTGAGCGTGACCAAATAGGAGTGAATGACGGTTATGACAAGGACATCAACACACACTGAATTATTGGCCTGTATTTCGCCCGTGCTAGACATAGTGCATTCGGTCAGGCAAGGGGGTTGCCAGTCAACAGACATCGAGGCATTGCGTGAGCAAGCGCTGAATGCCTTTGATGAATTTGAGCGCGATTGTTACGCCAATGGGATCACCGCAAGTGACATGCAAGAAGCCAAATTTGCACTCACAGCCTATCTTGATGAGCAAATTATGGCCTCTGAAATGGAATCAAGAATGGCTTGGATGGCTCGTCCTCTGCAGCTTGAGCTGTTTGGTAATTCAAGAGCTGGGGAAGCATTTTTTGAAAAGCTGACTCACATCCGTCAAGCCGGTGCCAGCAAACGTGCGGTTATCGAAGTGTATTTCGTCTGTATGCAGCTGGGTTTTGAAGGGGTTTATAAAATTAAGGGTGTAGAGCAGCTTAAAGCCCTGATGTTGGATGTGCGCGCCCAGTTGGAAGAGTTATCAGGCAAAGTACCGCTGAATTTATCAGACACCTGCATGCCTGCTGAGCATGTTGTGACGCAATTGGGCAGAAGGCTTCCTTACTGGGTGATCTTCAGTATCACCGTGGCGGTGTTGCTGTTGATGTATTTGGGCTTTCACCAATATTTGCAAAGCAAAGCAGACGAGCAGTTTATTGAGCTTGAGCAGCAGGTTGCTGTATTAACGCAGTTAGAAAAAACAGGGAATATTAGGTAGTGCTATGGCGGGTTCAGTTAATAAAAGTGGTTTAATTCACCTCTTACTTAATTTCTTTTCTTCACGAGCAACAGCCAAATGGATAGGACTTTTTGCCCTACTAAGCTTGGCTTGGTTCGGCGGTCGCTTCATTGGCTTAGGGGGTGTTGATCAGCGACTTTGGCTGATGGGTGGCATTTTTGTCGTCTTCATGCTGGTGCTGTTTGTGCGTTGGCTTTGGGCAAAGCGCTCTGGTGATAAGTTGGCGTCAGAACTGGCTAATCACAATGCCAGTTCTGAGGCGGAAGTGGCAGAAATTAAAGAAAAGATGCAAGACGCTCTGGCTGCATTAAAGGCGTCTCACCTCGGCGCTGGATATCGTGGTAATACGGCGTTATACGCGCTGCCTTGGTATATGATCATCGGCCCGTCTGCGACCGGTAAAAGCACTTTGTTTGCTAATTCTGGACTGCATTTCCCCTATTCTAAATCGAATCAAATGCACATTCAGGGCTTTGGCGGTACGCGCAATTGTGATTGGTGGTTTTCAGATCAAGCGATTTTAATTGATACGGCAGGCCGTTATACCACTGAAGAGAGCGACAAAGAGCAGTGGTTGTCGTTTTTAAAATTGCTTAAGAAAAACCGTCCTAAGTTACCCATCAATGGTGTGATGGTCGCCATCAGCATCGCGGATATTTTAACCTCTGATACTGAACAAGTACGAGACCATGTGAAGCAAATTCGCACTCGTATTGATGAACTTATCAATCAACTTGGAATTATTTTTCCGATTTATATCGTGTTTACTAAAACCGATTTAGTTAGCGGGTTTGAGCCGTTTTTTAACGAGTTATCAGAGCAAGAGCGCTTGCAGCCGTGGGGCGCTTACTTGCTGGACAAAAATCAAACGCCAACCAGCGATGAAGCGTGCGACACCTTTAATGCTGAAATGGAAAGCATGTATCAGCGACTGTGTCAGCAGCGATTAGTCAAGATGACGCGCGAGCGCGATACTCAACGTAAACAGCTTATTTACGACTTTCCAAATCAGTTTAAAGCGGCATCTGATAAGGTCAGCGAGTTTGTTGAGATCTTATTTAAAGAAAATCCATTCCAAGAGATCCCTTGGTTTGCGGGCGTCTATTTTACCTCAGGCACGCAAGAAGGGGTGCCCATTGAGCGCAGCTCTAAAACCAAACTGGCGACCTTCCGCTCCGTGTTATTTGAGTACCGTCAGCAAAGTTTAACCAGCGCATTTTTTGTCAATAAAGTCTTCAATGACGTGATGTTTAAATTGCAAGACCTCACTAAAGGCAACCGAAAAAAGCGCAAGATACAAAAATGGGTCAAAGGCTTGGCAATCTGCACCAGCATCACAGCGATTGGCTTGATGTCTGGGTTGTTGTTTAACTCTTATACCCATAACACGCAATTGCTTGATACCGGTGAGCTGTTGAGTAAGCACGTGATTGCCACCAGCGTGGAACACCAATCTGAGGTTGAGCAGTTTAATGCCGTGTTGGCGTTGTTTGAGCACTACCAAACACTCGAGGCGTATGAGCAGACGTTACCTTGGTACTTTCTATTGGGGGTGTATTCAGCTGACACCACCAAGGCACCGATAAAACATATCTTGCAGCAGCGCGTGCAATCATTAATTGGTGGACCTGCAGCACAGCAAATTGCAACAGCTTTGGCCAGTTCACATACCCAGTGGCAAGACTTACAAATTGCTGAACAACAAGTGATCAAACGTGTCGAACCGCAACTGCGAGACAGCTATTACAACTTGATGAAGTTTCAGCTGATGATGAGTGATGAGTTTGCGCGTTTAGATCATGCGTTTGTGAGCAATGCGATTTTGAGCATGGTGGCACAGCGCTTAGAGTTGGATATCGAGGCGGATGAAACGGCGCAAACCACAGAGAAGATGCGTGCTTTGGTTCATTTTTACATCGCGCAATTACGCCAAGACACTGAAGCGCCAGGGCTGGATGTATGGTCTTCACAGGAACACCTCATTGCACAGGCCAGAGCCAACTTAACCACAGATCCGCAGCCTGAAGTGATCTATGGGCAGATCAAGGACAAAGTCTCCGTTTCCAACCCTGAGCTGACGCTCGATCAAATGATGAGCCAAAATAATAAAACCTTTTTGAAAAGTGAGTTGACTGTGCCGTATGTCTTTACTCAAAAGGCATGGCAATCAGAGGTATACAGCGAGATAAAGCGTCGCGCAAACATTGCTTTTTCTGGCGATTGGGTGATGGGGACTGAGCAAGCAGGTGCTGAAGGCGCCATTGATGAAGCCAAAGCCAATGAACTGGCCAGCGCTATTCGGGCTTTATATTTTAAAGAGTACGCCACGGCGTGGTTTGATTTTATTAATGCAGTTGAAGTAAGACCATTTAATACCAGCAACGCAGCCAGCCTAACATTAGGGCAATTGTCTTCTACGCAAGGGCCTCTGGTGGATTTAATGAAGGCCATAGACGCCAACATTAACTTGAGTAATGCGCCGCTACAAGAGCCTGAAAAGCTCAGTGGGGTGAGTGAGAAAATCATTGATAAAGTGAAGTCAGATACCTTGCTTGGCAACAGCAAAGGGCTTGAAAGCTTAAGCAGCAAAAAAGTACCTGAATTGGCACAGCGTTTTGCGGATTTAAGACGCTATACCTCGGTCTCTGAGGAAACACAGATCTCAGATTATCTGCAGCAATATTTAGGTGCATTAAGTGCATTCCACTCGGATATCAAAGACATCGCAGCCAGTAATGATGATGACTTCATGGCGATGGAATTTTCACGCTCGCTATTAACGGGTGAAGACAAAGAGAACGCATTGCAAAGTGCGTGGGTGGTGGTAGAAAGCCAAGTGAGAGCGCTTGACCCAGACAGTAAGCAAGTGCTGGAGCGACTATTAAAAGCGCCGCTATTAGCCAGTGTGCAAACCGTAATGAACGAAGCAAGAAGTCAGCTGAACGACCGTTGGTACAACAATGTGTATATCAGCTACAAGGACAACCTTAAAGGTAAATACCCGTTTAACTTAACTGGGCCAGATGCCGCAGTTGAGGACATCTCTGAGCTACTTAATCGCGACTCCGGTATTTTTTGGGAATTTATGGATGCAAACTTGGCACCGTTTTTAAAGCTTAAACGCGGTGTGTGGGTAGAAAAAACTTGGAATGGCATCGGTCTTGGTTTTGACAAGCCCGTATTGGATAAATTGACCAAGGCGCGCAAAGTAACGCGTTCATTGTTCCCAAGAGAGGGCTCTGAAGTGGGGATCAGTTTCCAAATGATGCCTGTTGCGCAGCGTGGTGTGCGTGAAACCTACATAGGTTACAGCGACCAAAGTTATCGCTATCGCAACGAACCTGAAGAGTGGCGCAGATTTACTTGGCCCGCAAGAACAGGGGCAGAAAAGGCCACCATCTATGGCATGGATCGCAAAGGTAATCGGATCGAGATCCAAAAAGACGGCCCATGGGCGCTATTGAAAATACTCAACGAAGCGCGTGTTAAATGGGTTAAAGGCACAGAGTATATGGCGACGTGGGAGTTACTATTGCCTGAAGAAGAAAGCAGCGAAGCGCCTGAACATATTCAGGTACAGGTAGCGCTTAAATCTAGTCGCAATAGCGGTATCTTCAGCAAGTACTTTATGTCGTCTTTTGCCTTGCCAGAAGCCTTGTTCACAGGCCGTGTGCAACTGGCCAGTCAAGCAGCAAAGCAGGTGCAGTAAAGGATGAGTATGTTCAGCTTTTTTTCCAATAAAAAACCTAACAAGGTACCCGTGAGCTTGCCTTTTGGCTTTATGGGTAAAAGCCCGATACAAGCCGATTTTGTGAAGTACCACGTAGACTCGCGTGAAGCCATCAATATGGATCACTGGCTGCAAGAGGGTTACGCCCATGTGTGCCGCAGTGCGTTGCAAGGCGACAGCCATTTTGACGACCAATTGACAACGCTGTTTTTTATTGCCGGTGGTGAGGCTGACAACAGCATGATGGGAGTATTGCAGCCAAGCCAAGACAAAAGCGGCAGGCAGTACCCATTTAGCTCATTTATTTTGTGTAGTAATGCGGACTTTAAAACGCATCCGGCGTTTTTATTGTATGAACGTTTTAACATTATTCGCTCTTTAATTTTAAATCATGAGCTGATCAAAAGTGCGAGCTCTTTAGAGATGATGCAAAAAACAGCACATGAGTTACAGCCTTTAGGTGAGATGTGCGATCAGGAATTGGACTTTAATACCTCGATGGAAGCGCTAAGAAAGCAACCCATTGAGCGCATCTGGTTTGCACTGGGCTTATCGACTGTTGAGCAGCGCGGTGCACTCATTGAGCAGTTGATGCATGCACTTAAAGGCTTATCGGCGCAGGGCTGCAAACGCAGCCAATTTGGGATCAAGTTACCGATGCCACAATTAGGTGATGACAGCAAGCTGGTCGCCGCATTTTGGCTGCATTTGATCACCAATACAGTGGCAGATAATCATTGGCAGCCATGGTGCTTTTATAACTTTGGACAGCTCAGCTGCTCAGCGTCTTTGGTGGTGTATTGCCGACCTGTGCCCGCCTCTTTTTTTGCATCGGTTTGGCTTGATTTAGCAACAGGCTCAACGGTGATGGATTTTACCAAGCTCAATGACAATCAGCCGGTATCAAGCAAAGCATTAGAGCTGGCAAAAGCCACCAATATGAGTGTATTTGATACCTTGCGTAGCTGGAGCAAAGTGTAATGACACAACCACATGGTTATCCGTCTTGGCAAGCATGGAGCAGCGCACTTCTGAGCGGATTTGAGCCAGATAAGTGCGGTGAAGATGTGCGCTATGACGATGACTTTAAATGTGTGAAAGCCTCGTCATCAGGCGCGTCAGAAGTTGATTTTAAAGAGATATTTATCATCTCTAGTAAGTTACTGGCTGAAAAAACCAAAGATTTACGGGTGGCATCTTATTTGTGTTTAGCAGCCACACAAGAGTTCGGGATCAATGGTTTATTGCCCAGCTTGAGGCTGTTCAATGACTTGGTAAAGCAGTTTGATAATGCCCTGTACCCTGAAAAGCCGCGAGCGCGGGCATCAGTACATACGTGGTTCTTACAGCAACAGCAGCGTTTGCTCAGTGTGGCGGATAACATTGGCGGCACGACCCCTGAGCATTGGCAAACACTCGATGAAATATTGCAAACTTATGCCAAAGAGGTTGTGCCATTTTTAGATGACCAAGCTGGTCCTTTGGCTGATTTAGGGGCGTGGTGTGAAAAAGGCAGGATCAGTCAGCCGATGCCAAAGCCAGAACCTAAGCCTGAACCAAAACCAGTTACGCAAGCGCAGCCAACGCCTGTCGCTGAACCTGAGCCTGCGGCGGTAGCTGCCAAGGCGGCAGAGCCTATTGTTGTACCGCCTAAGGTGACAACGCAAGCAATAGACTCAGACAGCGATTATATGGCGCAGGTTCGCACCTTGTTAAAGCATGACAGAGCGCAGCAAAACTGGCCAAGAGCTATGCACCTAGCCCGCGCAGTGCGCTGGGGCGCATTGGCCTTACCGCCTCATGACGATAATTTAAAAACACGCTTGCCCGCACCGCGAGAAACCGCTTTTGCACCAATAAAAAACGCGCTGGCAAACGAAGAATATACCGAAGCGCTGGCAAAAGCGGAGGCGCTGTTTATGGAAGGTGCCATGCATTTTAATTTGGACTTACAAAAGTTCATCTTGGATGCGTTGGCAGGGCTATCAAAGTCCATTTTAAAAGGCTGGTTGGAGCTGCAATTAGCGGCAATTGCGCAGCAATTTCCTAAATTGTTGCAACTTAAATATGAAGACGGCAGTGATTTTTGCAGTGCGGCAAATCGTGAGCGCATTCAAGAACACGCGCTGTTTCAAGGCGGACAAAGCCAAGACGCTGGCCAGCAGCAGTGGCAGGCGGCGATGAGTGAAGCACAAAAGCTGGTAGATAATAACGAACTAAAAAAAGCATTGCAGCTGATAGATACCCAGCCGATGAGCACGGCCTTTGATAAAGCTTGTGCACGCCTTCATCAAGGGCGACTGCTACTGAGAGCCGAACGAGCCAGCTTGGCAGTGCCGATTTTTCAGCAATTGCTGTCAGATATTCAAACCCATCGCCTTGATTTGTGGCAAGAGGATTTTGCAATGGACGTTTGGCGCTACGCCAAGCAATGCTTTGAGGAGATGTCTCAAACGCAAGGAGATGAATTTGATTTACAAGTGGCTGCCATTGAATCGCAGCTATTGGTAACCAAAGTGAGCTCAGCGATCGACTGGGTGTAAATCGATACACGATGACCTTTCTTTATGGAAAGCGTAAAGAGTAACAATAGGGAAGAGCATGACAGATACATTTCAAAAAGAAATACCCAGAGCGCGGATCAATATCGCGCTAGAGCTGGACACGGATGGCGCCACACAAAAAAGTGAGCTGCCAATGAAAGTGCTGGTCGTTGGTGACTATTCAAATGGTCAAAACGACGCAGACTTAGCTGAACGTGAACGTATTTCGATCGACAAAAATAACCTCGAACAAGTACTCAAAGATATCTCGCCCAAGGCGCAATTTCAGGTGCGCAACCGCATTGCAGGCGATGGCGATATCAGCGTGAACTTAAAGTTTGACGAGTTTAAATCTTTTGACCCAGAGCAGGTTGCCGCACAGGTACCTGAGCTCAACAAAATGATGTCGATGCGTAACTTGTTACGGGATTTGAAATCAAACCTATTGGATAACTCATCATTGAGAAAAGAGTTAGAGCGCATCTTACAGAGCAAACCTGAACTCGATGAACTCAAGGCGAAATTGGATGAGCTGGCACCGCTTGCCTCTGAACAAGACAAGCAGCCTAAGCAACCGCAGGAGTAAGGACACCCTATGAATATGCAAGAAAACCTAAATGTGGCTGCACGCGCAGAAGAAATCGAAGCGGTTTCTACGTATGAGGCCATTTGTGACTTAGTGGATATTGATCCGGTCGGCAGTGAGATCAGCATAGATACATTCAGAGATGCGAACAACTTGGCTGAAACCAATACCAATGAGCGTTTAACCGCGGCTATCAACGTCTTTTTAGACATGGCAAGCTCAGATGGCCAGCAAGTATCCCGCATCGATAAGCTGCTATTGGATGATTACATTGCCAAAGTTGACCGCATTATTTCAGAGCAGTTAGATGAGATTTTACACCATGAGAACTTTCAAAAAGTTGAATCGGCATGGCGCTCTTTACGCTATTTGATTAATCGCTGTCCTAACAACGCCAACGTTAAAGTTGAGCTGTTAGATGTAGACAAAGAAACCTTGCGTGATGACTTTGAAGAGTCCCCAGATACCACACAGTCTGTGTTATACAAACAGGTCTACACGGCTGAATATGACACGCCGGGGGGCGAGCCAATTTCAACCATGGTGTCTAACTTTGAATTTGACTGCTCGGCACCGGATGTCTCCCTTTTACAAGAGATCTCGCGCGTGTCTGCGGCCGCACATTGCCCATTTTTAGCCAGTGTTGGCTCGAAGTTTTTCTTGAAAGATTCACTGGAAGAAGTCTCTAAGATCCAAGATTTACGCTCTTACATGGAACGTGCTGAGTTCCAGCGCTGGAAAAACTTCAGAGAGTCTGAAGACTCACGTTACATCGGCCTTGCGTTCCCGAGATTTTTACTGCGCTTACCCTATGGGGATTTAAACCCAATTCGTAACTTTAATTACCAAGAAGAAGTGACCAGTGAAGATCATGAGCGTTATTTGTGGGGTAATGCGACATTTGCCTTTGCAGCCAATGTGATCCGCAGCTTCCACGAAAATGGCTGGTCAGTGAACATTCGCGGGCCGCAATCAGGTGGACGCGTAGAGAATTTACCACTGCATTCATTTGAAGCGGGCCGTGGTCAAGAAACCAAGATCCCAACAGAAGTCCTGATCTCCGAAACCAAGGAGCTGGAATTTGCGAATCAGGGCTTCATCCCTCTGAGTTACTATAAAAACTCAGACTTTGCGTGTTTCTTTTCGGCAAACAGCGCGCAAAAGCCACAAATTTATGAAACGCCAGAAGCCTCTGCAAACGCCCGCATTAACTCACGTTTGCCATACATCTACTTGGTGTCGCGCATTGCCCATTACATGAAAGTATTGCAGCGCG harbors:
- a CDS encoding contractile injection system protein, VgrG/Pvc8 family, which encodes MAQTRMQIYGLSHQAFVTNFELTSCISEFFLLNAKIESKLKIDNDLVLGNTVTFETMHKDGKSTFFTATLSDFSAQHVHSQLYQYQLTLKPKLSRLVDSHHSRIFVNSDVRSVIQQLLIQAGYQADQIDWRLSHPLPFEKIRVQPLEQDHQFLLRTLQQYGLFYWFECTGLNEKVVISDSNLNSPYVSRTQLRLRSSDGIERNNTSQHVGFFEFNREVAWHLEGSQVHQSTSPPSTGTSVTKNYFEPNLNAQSTVQLSTDFELSARAKNDVLRLTGNVPDALPGYSFSLVCNAIGQVSGDYLCIEAKHIFSAGSSEEPDSARHHCTITCIPRSNPFKLPIQPNLPKPMVFRAHVVTEQAGNDPTQVALDSNGHYNYKPQYAEDISVVPRAIKALTRYACSGQAQATGWHFPLLPSSQVLIGCINNDPDNTFIMGFAPDQQQTSLVTSQNAEHNIMQTRTDNQLLFDDNERTPKVLLKTLNGEQHIELNSDRSAPFIQIAAQQGAMTLISADDFTIQSSHRIKMQASASAQLKSKKAVAMRTDRSTIETHSNSTQNLTGSKIEASANTHSSIKSGKHINCVIGQDCNLESVGGIVLCAPNGSQVIHGDDGITIRGLGMGTLGLYSQGASITLDTSGNIDIIASKLLTLKGKAATILDGPVEYDFESPQSPSESEEPSISDVEDNSRVSIRDI
- the tssM gene encoding type VI secretion system membrane subunit TssM, with protein sequence MAGSVNKSGLIHLLLNFFSSRATAKWIGLFALLSLAWFGGRFIGLGGVDQRLWLMGGIFVVFMLVLFVRWLWAKRSGDKLASELANHNASSEAEVAEIKEKMQDALAALKASHLGAGYRGNTALYALPWYMIIGPSATGKSTLFANSGLHFPYSKSNQMHIQGFGGTRNCDWWFSDQAILIDTAGRYTTEESDKEQWLSFLKLLKKNRPKLPINGVMVAISIADILTSDTEQVRDHVKQIRTRIDELINQLGIIFPIYIVFTKTDLVSGFEPFFNELSEQERLQPWGAYLLDKNQTPTSDEACDTFNAEMESMYQRLCQQRLVKMTRERDTQRKQLIYDFPNQFKAASDKVSEFVEILFKENPFQEIPWFAGVYFTSGTQEGVPIERSSKTKLATFRSVLFEYRQQSLTSAFFVNKVFNDVMFKLQDLTKGNRKKRKIQKWVKGLAICTSITAIGLMSGLLFNSYTHNTQLLDTGELLSKHVIATSVEHQSEVEQFNAVLALFEHYQTLEAYEQTLPWYFLLGVYSADTTKAPIKHILQQRVQSLIGGPAAQQIATALASSHTQWQDLQIAEQQVIKRVEPQLRDSYYNLMKFQLMMSDEFARLDHAFVSNAILSMVAQRLELDIEADETAQTTEKMRALVHFYIAQLRQDTEAPGLDVWSSQEHLIAQARANLTTDPQPEVIYGQIKDKVSVSNPELTLDQMMSQNNKTFLKSELTVPYVFTQKAWQSEVYSEIKRRANIAFSGDWVMGTEQAGAEGAIDEAKANELASAIRALYFKEYATAWFDFINAVEVRPFNTSNAASLTLGQLSSTQGPLVDLMKAIDANINLSNAPLQEPEKLSGVSEKIIDKVKSDTLLGNSKGLESLSSKKVPELAQRFADLRRYTSVSEETQISDYLQQYLGALSAFHSDIKDIAASNDDDFMAMEFSRSLLTGEDKENALQSAWVVVESQVRALDPDSKQVLERLLKAPLLASVQTVMNEARSQLNDRWYNNVYISYKDNLKGKYPFNLTGPDAAVEDISELLNRDSGIFWEFMDANLAPFLKLKRGVWVEKTWNGIGLGFDKPVLDKLTKARKVTRSLFPREGSEVGISFQMMPVAQRGVRETYIGYSDQSYRYRNEPEEWRRFTWPARTGAEKATIYGMDRKGNRIEIQKDGPWALLKILNEARVKWVKGTEYMATWELLLPEEESSEAPEHIQVQVALKSSRNSGIFSKYFMSSFALPEALFTGRVQLASQAAKQVQ
- the tssJ gene encoding type VI secretion system lipoprotein TssJ, whose translation is MARLMVCFVALLSLSACMTTQVKLDVQATDNINLNKFDEPLPVVLKVYQLTDVQAFRNATFEQLWKEDRSILASSLITVEERTINPSERLKINFERADSAKYVGFVALFRERTDGKWRTYYDLNDWPVPLSTSLDIEVQSNALHVPGAED
- the tssK gene encoding type VI secretion system baseplate subunit TssK, yielding MIFDNLSFKPVWAEGVMLSQQHFQHLDKHLQSEMAARSRLSQKVPYGFYRLQFDESAIAKGVVKLLAVSVIFKSGRLIEMSFTDSDALTYELDDGQQSVTLSLALATNHAVSDIKGYPQNGQLSAYQCEFVELQDEHDPARGKEVMVAKPKLMLIESSSSQSFIEQLQCAKVITNEQGEFAFDTHFVPSLLNVRVHAPTFSRLNSAGNVLNAKYQALQSSRAQMGVVEDFGPSDLKQFMLLQAMSANMPYLNHLLLSQYTHPEDMYIAMSTLLTQLAHFEAEQQIDIPPYQHDNLGQIFGYFESQIQQLIGSISTKRSANLPLEKLSDSMFEVTGFEADQFRNNEFYLAAFFEHESTQWIELFADQVKVAASSQIEILIASALGGAELTHCQRPPSKVSLKGGYEYFKINASSAAWAQIKQELSLRIFVPYSLQSVQIELVSVTK
- the icmH gene encoding type IVB secretion system protein IcmH/DotU, translating into MTRTSTHTELLACISPVLDIVHSVRQGGCQSTDIEALREQALNAFDEFERDCYANGITASDMQEAKFALTAYLDEQIMASEMESRMAWMARPLQLELFGNSRAGEAFFEKLTHIRQAGASKRAVIEVYFVCMQLGFEGVYKIKGVEQLKALMLDVRAQLEELSGKVPLNLSDTCMPAEHVVTQLGRRLPYWVIFSITVAVLLLMYLGFHQYLQSKADEQFIELEQQVAVLTQLEKTGNIR